The following are encoded in a window of Fretibacter rubidus genomic DNA:
- a CDS encoding helicase HerA-like domain-containing protein, giving the protein MSTIFIGKDTDGVTQELLLNRANRHGLVAGATGTGKTVTLQILSEGFSKAGVPVFAADVKGDLSGLCQSGSKTHKLHDKLIARSEKIGLDDYSYSAMPTIFWDLHGKKGHPIRATISEMGAMLLSNLMGLTDAQEGIMNIAFDLADDNDWPLVDLNDLRAVLTYVGENRKELSLEYGNIATQSVGAIIRNLLVLEREGAEEFFGEPALKLSDFMLRDGSGQGYVNILAADDLINTPRLYATFLLWLMSELFEELPEVGDPDKPVMAFFFDEAHLLFDDAPDALVDKITQVARLIRSKGVSLWFVTQNPADIPDDVLGQVGNRIQHALRGYTPKEQKAIRASADAFRPNPNFKTEDVISELGVGEALVSVLDAKGRPQVVGQTLIRPPASRLGPATAAERKVVMAASPLAGVYDEAVDPESAYEMLAVRREAMAKAAEEAEAREAKEKEAAKKAKDRASRTTRKPRGRKRQSALEAGMKAGARSIASSIGRSLGGKHGAAIARGILGGIMRR; this is encoded by the coding sequence ATGAGCACAATTTTTATCGGCAAAGATACAGACGGCGTCACGCAGGAGCTTTTGCTCAATCGCGCCAACCGTCACGGCCTTGTTGCGGGGGCCACAGGCACGGGTAAAACTGTCACGCTGCAAATATTATCAGAAGGCTTTTCAAAGGCCGGAGTCCCGGTCTTTGCCGCCGATGTCAAAGGCGATTTGTCTGGCCTGTGCCAGTCAGGTTCAAAAACGCATAAGCTGCATGACAAATTAATCGCGCGGTCTGAAAAAATTGGGCTGGATGATTACAGCTATAGCGCCATGCCAACCATTTTTTGGGACCTGCACGGCAAAAAAGGCCATCCCATTCGGGCAACCATATCAGAGATGGGCGCGATGTTGTTGTCGAATTTAATGGGTCTGACTGACGCCCAAGAAGGCATTATGAATATTGCCTTTGACTTGGCCGATGACAATGACTGGCCCTTGGTTGATTTAAATGATCTGCGGGCCGTGTTGACCTATGTGGGTGAAAACCGAAAAGAACTATCGCTGGAATACGGCAATATCGCCACACAATCCGTCGGCGCGATAATCCGTAACTTGCTTGTGCTTGAGCGCGAAGGCGCCGAGGAATTTTTCGGCGAGCCCGCGTTAAAGCTATCTGATTTCATGCTCCGCGACGGTTCTGGCCAAGGCTATGTCAATATACTGGCCGCTGATGACCTGATTAATACACCGCGCCTGTATGCAACGTTTCTTCTTTGGTTGATGAGCGAGCTATTTGAAGAACTACCCGAGGTCGGCGATCCCGATAAACCCGTAATGGCATTCTTTTTTGACGAAGCGCATTTGCTCTTTGACGACGCGCCCGATGCACTGGTTGATAAAATCACGCAAGTCGCACGCCTTATCCGGTCCAAGGGTGTGTCGCTTTGGTTTGTCACGCAAAACCCCGCCGATATTCCTGATGATGTTTTGGGTCAAGTCGGCAACCGTATCCAACATGCGCTGCGCGGTTATACACCCAAAGAACAAAAGGCCATTCGCGCCTCTGCTGATGCGTTTCGCCCGAACCCCAATTTTAAAACCGAAGACGTCATATCAGAATTAGGTGTCGGCGAAGCCCTTGTGTCTGTACTGGATGCCAAAGGCCGTCCGCAAGTTGTCGGCCAAACCCTTATCCGTCCGCCCGCCTCTCGCCTTGGCCCCGCGACAGCAGCAGAACGCAAAGTCGTCATGGCTGCTAGCCCCTTAGCTGGTGTGTATGACGAAGCTGTTGATCCCGAAAGCGCATATGAAATGCTGGCTGTGAGGCGCGAAGCCATGGCGAAAGCCGCAGAAGAAGCTGAAGCCCGCGAAGCCAAAGAAAAAGAAGCCGCCAAGAAAGCCAAAGACCGTGCCTCCCGCACAACGCGAAAACCACGCGGCCGCAAGCGTCAATCAGCCCTAGAGGCCGGCATGAAAGCCGGGGCCCGTAGTATCGCAAGCTCGATCGGCCGTTCCCTTGGCGGCAAACATGGGGCGGCCATTGCGCGCGGTATTTTGGGCGGGATTATGCGGCGCTAA